Sequence from the Penaeus vannamei isolate JL-2024 chromosome 16, ASM4276789v1, whole genome shotgun sequence genome:
ctctctttctttctttctttcttttattttagtcctcctcctcccctttctctttctcttcttctgcttcttcttcttcttctcttcctcctcctcctccttttcttcttctccttctcctcctttcctttttctccttctcttcttcttcttcttcttcttcctcctcctcccccctcctcctccttttcttcttctccttcttcctcctcttcttcttttccttctccatcttcgtaAAATCCAGCACACACGAGAACCTGACATGCGAAAGTAATCAGAAGAACATGCTAACGACGGCGGAAGTAATGAAGTCTTGGTGATAATGGTCAGATTCCCGTGTATAATGATGCCACTTACGGCCTTATGGAATGTTCAGTAGAAATACGCTCGTAGCTCAGTGAAAACGTTAATACTGATTAAGATggtaaatatttctttatttgcgTGAGAGctttatgtatataaaggtaaatatatcACTATTTATGCAAGAACATCAATGAATTTATTTATGCAGGaacatcaatatctttatatatatatatatatatatatatatatatatatatatatatatatatatatatatatatatatatatatatatatgtgtgtgtgtgtgtgtgtgtgtgtgtgtgtgtgtgtgtgtgtgtgtgtgtgtgtgtgagtagtatTATCTGCATCTGTGTGGAAGGGGTGATGTTTTTATCTGTGTAAAGAatgcgttatttttttcttctaaaattaacatattttatataaaagtGGCAAtggcttttatatatgtataaatatcaatgTTTATCTTAAATATAAAAGTAGCAATATTTCCATTTATGCGAAAGTAGTAATTGTCTTTCTGTACGTGAAAGTGacaatatttctatttatttgaaGATGACAATAACTTTATCTCATGGAgcatagataataaaataacattatctatttctctgtgtctatgtttTTCTCCATACTCTTTACCCTTAACTTtcgcgaaaagaagaaaaaaaagacaaaatataataatgaaaattaattaattaattaacaaacGAGTAcccttctacatttgtcaacatgaatacggttcatatgaatatataattgagGAAAACACATTTGatgtaattattttaattttggtGTTGCGGATACATTATGctgatttatattttatataaaccaattgtaataattaatgttctttccttttcaGACAATACGAATTTCCATAATTACAATATAACAATATTATTTCAATCTAAATTTCTTTGATTTGTAAAATGATAGTTATATACtttctgtaattatcatcactaaaatAATCTACATTATGATGACAGCAATTACACATTTAAACTAGAGTTATACGTCAAATAAATACCATAAAGGTTATTATTCCAGACATCGTCTCTCGAAATTACAAACAAACAGGCGATAATTAGAATGCGTATCGACACACTATACACTAATCTAAATTAACTTCTTTTATCAAGTATATTTGCTAATGATAGCAAGTACTAATGAGACTCATCCAATTAGGTAAAGTATAATTACCTTCGTATGATATTCACTCCTAGTTTGTTATCTCAATCAACGAGATATTGCAATCTAACCGGTTTTAAGTATTCATCTTGTGGATAATTAATGGAACAAGATTAAGAGAAAAGTTGTCTGTTATATGCGTTGTTAATGGGGAAGGGAATAATAGAttagatttttgttgttattcgcgTAGGTTGGTAACCCTGGCGAGACTCGGAGCAGTGTTGCCAGCATTACGATAATTAGTCCGAATGTGAAAGGAGAGCCCAGGCTTTGGTGTTAATTATTGTTAGTAATTGGTGTTCAGTTTCTGtttatgaagaaaaaggaaatttgtgaTGAATAGATGTGTAATGAAAGTTATGGTTTTGTAAAATTTGAGCAAATGACGTGTGTTGTTTTGGATCTTGATGATACGAACATTTTAATCCGAAGTCTGAGCCAATTAATCGCTTTCGCACCCTTTGCCGTAATGGTGGCAGCCAGTCTCTTTCACCCACTGTGTCAGTCGCAAGTTCACCCATTGTGTCAGTCGCAAGTTCACCCATTGTGTCAGTCGCAAGTTCACCCATTGTGTCAGTCGCAAGTTCACTCATTGTGTCAGTCGCAATTTCACCCATTGTGTCAGTCGCAAGTTCACCCATTGTGTCAGTCGCAAGTTCACCCATTGTGTCAGTCGCAAGTTCACTCATTGTGTCACTCGCAACTTCACCCACTGTGTCAGTCGCAAGTTCACCCATTGTGTCAGTCGCAAGTTCACTCATTGTGTCAGTCGCAATTTCACCCATTGTGTCAGTCGCAACTTCACCCATTGTGTCACTCGCAACTTCACCCATTGTTTCAATCGCCACTTCGTCAAGTGTCAATCGCCACCTCAGCCTGTGTGCCAGTCACAACTTCCAGTGTCAATCGAACCAAGAAAGTGACAATAAACAGAGGAACAAATGTAGGTTTAAaacttttaattgtttatttactgATTTACTGATTTATATGCTACAGCTGATTTTATGACGCCTATTTCGctgataacagtatcaataatactCTTAATTGATATCGTAATGATAAGACGAGTATGATACAGGTATTGGTGATAAGATTAATATAGAAGACATGTTAATTAGTGTAAGaaataaagacacatacatactgttCAATAAAATGTAAGTAAAGAAAGCTCTATgttaaagagaaaggggatattTTAATTTACTGAGATCATGAAGGTTTTATATGATAtgctataaaaatataaaaggcaATTAAATTCCATATCTAAAGTATAGTTGCAGGACCAAATgggtcgcgagagagagagagagagagagagagagaaaaagagagagagagagagagagagagagagagagagagagagagagagaggagagagagagagagagagagagagagagagagagagagagagagagagggagaaagagggagaaaagagagaaaaagagagaaaaagagaagagagagagagagaaatagagagagagagagagagagagagagagagagagagagagacagagagagagagattgtgtgtgtgtgtgtgtgtgtgtgtgtgtgtgtatgtgcgtgtgtgtgtgtgtgtgtgtgtgtgtgtgtgtgtgtgtgtgtgtgtgtgtgtgtgtgtgtgtgtgtgtgtgtgtgtgtgtgtgtgtgtgtgtgtgtgtgtgtgtgtgtacgtacccaCTAAGGTGTTAAAGTTTAATCCCACGTTACTACCCGTTGCcaaagaaaaatgattaaaaaacacGAATGAAAAAGTCTTCGGTTAGAAGGCTTTCCTTGAACTCGCATTAAAAGAGAAATGTCAAAGTTGAAACTTGCCTCAAATTTTCGCCTGGTCTCAAAAGCAACATTGACGCTGCAACAAGAATGACGCGGCTGGCAGGCATTGGGTGAAAGgccttactatcattactgttaattacAGATTACATGTAATTAGGGGACCGGTCTTGCAATGGCGGACAAATGGGTAATTGGCAGAAATGCTTGGCCCCTTTCTTGCCTGACGTGATTAGAGCTGTGTTGTCAAGAGGATGTCATTTTCAGTATGtgcgacattattattattattattattttttttttgagaattggGGAAGTCAAGGTCAAACacgtgtttgtttattcatagtGTTAATATGCTGtaaactaatacacacacacacacacacacacacacacacacacacacacacacacacacacacacacacacacacacacacacacacacacacacacacacacacattttctcctaGAAtgccacccaccctcacctactCATACTAAAATCCTACCTACATCTGTTCAGGATATCCTCAACTGATATCCCACAAGGGTCCGAGCAGCAAAACACCAtgttgtaataaataaataaataaatagataaatgaataaataattaaataaataaataaataaatagataaaaataaatagataaataaataaataaataaataaataaataaataaataaataaataaataaataaataaataaatgaataaataaataaataaataaataaataaataaataaataaataaataaataaataaataaataaataaataaataaataaataaataaataaataaataaataaataaaataaataaataaaattaaaaactgCATCACAAACTTGAAGTAATAAGTATCTTCAAGATGTCCAAAAACAGAATTTTTTCAGTGAGAAAGCCAGGGGGTGACTACAATTACATACTTTAAATAATTACATGTATTGAATAATTGCAGATTCAATCTAAAATCAAACACTGAATTCCCTAGCCTTTCATTAATCAATATTCAAATAATACTTGCACTGTTTGATTTCAATCTGACTTTCCAATTCATTATTTAATTTCAAAGGTATGCTACAGAAACTGCTATATCACTTCGGTTTTATGCTACGGATATGCTACAGAAAACCTTCTTTTGCAGAGTTCTTTTCAGGAGACGAAACAAACACGACATTGAGAAGATGGCGGCTCATGAATTCCAAATCCGATGGCATATTCGCCTGCTATTGAAtaaatcatttgcattatcatacTTCAATTTTGAGTCGAGGATATTGAGAGGATAAATGCATTGTTGTGAGGATTCAATTgtccgttttttttgtttcttcttcttcaattctccttgcattcttttcttttatctgtttattttatttgtttattcgtattcagtgaaagattttttttcttctgatttcagGATCTAGATTCGTTATACTGTGCTTCTGCAGCTGTCCTCCTTAATTGGTGGGGGCACccgcctactccccccccccctttctctctctctctctctctctctctctttctctatctgtctctgtctcttcctctctctctctctttctctttctctctctatctgtctctcccccctctctctctctctctctctctctctctctctctctctctctctctctctctctctctctctctctctctctctctctctctctctctgtctgcctctccatcCATCACGATCCCTCTCGAAAAATAATAACCTAAATGTAATCATATcaaaaatatgacaaaatatcATACCGTCTATTCTACTGTTGCATTATCAGTTCACCATCACCTATTGATCCCTGGTGCTTCAACTGCAAGATCTGGATGAGAGAGGACACGTGAAATACAGGAGGGTCCTCAAGATGCGGCATCTTGTCACTTGAGAGAATTCGCAGGTTTGAAATGAATAATATGCTGACGGAGAAAGatgtagactctctctctctctctttctctctctctctctttctgtgtgtgtgtgtgtgtgtgcgtgtgtgtgcgtatgtgtgtgtgtgtgtatgtgcgcgtgtgtgtgtgtgtgtgtgtgcgtgtgtgtgtgtggttgtatgtgcgtgtgtgaacagaACTGCTCCCAAAACCACCAACCCCAAAACGCAAAAACCTTGCCTGTCTCCACCTCGAATCCGACCAGAAAAGGGGCCTTGCCATAGCGACTAGAGACCCGAAAAGACTACAACTACAAAACATTTAAACTTCCTCGGGAGAAACTTTCATACTAGCGGACCAT
This genomic interval carries:
- the LOC138864410 gene encoding fap1 adhesin-like codes for the protein MGEVASDTMGEVATDTMGEIATDTMSELATDTMGELATDTVGEVASDTMSELATDTMGELATDTMGELATDTMGEIATDTMSELATDTMGELATDTMGELATDTMGELATDTVGERDWLPPLRQRGYPVAMVIGVIIIILITFVASTKDVLLTDVTSVLEGEVILM